The following is a genomic window from Thaumasiovibrio subtropicus.
CACTAACTGCAAACGCTGCGAGACGGCCTGTCCATCAGGCGTGAAGATTGGCGACATCATCGCCATTGCCAGAAAGAAACATGCGAAAAAGCCACTTAGCCCAAAAACGGTGCGTGACTTTATTCTTGGTCACACCGACCTCATGGGCTCGTTATCAACGCCGTTCGCGCCGATTGTCAATGCTGTCACCGATGTCAAACCGATCAAATCTCTGATGCACAAAACGCTCGGGATTCACGATCACAAACGCTTGCCGAAATATGCACGTGGCGGTACTTTCCGACGCTGGTTTAATAAACAACGTGCACAACAAGAAAAGTTCGACAGGCAGGTGCACTATTTTCATGGCTGCTACGTGAACTATAATAATCCCCAGCAAGGCAAAGATCTGGTCAAGGTGCTCAATGCCATGGGCATTGGCGTCACGCTATTGGAAAAAGAGCAGTGCTGCGGCGTGCCGCTGATCGCCAACGGATTCTTTAAAAAGGCCACGCAAAATGCGCAACGAAATGTCAGTGCGATGACCAACGCGCTACAACAACACTCTGCGCCGATACTGTCAACGTCCTCCACCTGTGCCATGACACTGCGTGATGAGTACCCTCATGTCCTTAACGTTGATAACGGTGCGGTACGGGACAAAATTCACTATATCAGTCGCTTCTTACTGACGGAGTTCATGCATGGCAACCAACCCAAGATGAAGAAGCTCAACCTTCGCGTCGATTACCACACCCCTTGCCATCTAGAAAAAAGTGGCAATCAGTTATACACCATTGAACTGCTGCGAGCGATTCCGGGCATCCATCTCAACATACTCGACAGTCAGTGCTGCGGCTCAGCAGGGACCTATGGCTTTAAAGCCGAGCACTATCAAACCTCTATCAAGATAGGCACGCCAGTATTTGACACGATCACCGAGAATCAACCTGATTTTGTGATCACCGATTGCGAAACCTGCAAATGGCAAATTGAAGAAAATACCCCACATCAAGCCATTCACCCTTTGTCATTGATAGCGATGGCTTTGGCCAATGACGATGATAGTCTCACCGATAACTAGTTTCCCCCTCCTTGCACTCACTGTGCGGTAAGAAAAAAGCCTCAATCTAACCAATTGAGGCTTTCATTTTATGACCCATCATTCAATGACCAACGCTGTAGAGCACTAAGACGACAAGGTTGCGCAAATGTCGCGCCAAGCGCGTTCTACCGCTAACACCACTTCAGTTCTGGCTGGATAAGGAAAGAAACCAGAAGAGATCTGCTCAAGCGTTAATCCATTTTGCATCGCAACTGAAAAGGACTGCATCCAATCGCTCGCATGTTCCCCCACCGCATGCGCACCGAGGATTTCGCCAGCCGACGTGAGATGGACGACGACTGATGCCGTAGGGTGTTGCTCAGTCACAAATCGATCTAACTGGCTAGGGTCGACGACAACGGTGTGAAAGTTCCTCTCCGCCTCGCGCAACTGCGCTGCGGTTTGCCCTAGGTGATAGACCTCAGGCGAGGTGTAAATGGCCCAGCACATACCGTGGTGATCAGTTGAATACACGGTGTCACTGAGTAAGTTTTCAACAACACGTTTGCCCTGATAGCCTGCCGCATGCGTAAAGGCAAATTGCCCATTCACATCCCCAACCGCAAAGATATGCGGTTGAGACGTCCGGCCATAAGCATCAACCTTAATCGCATGCCGATGAGTGTTCACACCCGCTGCTGAGAGCCCTAAATCATCAGTTGTAGGACGACGCCCTGCCGCAACCAAGACATGGCTGCACTGCAATGTCTGTACTTCGTTATCACACTGAATGTCGACAGCAATCTTTCTGCCTTCACGCTGAGTCACACCCGAGACTTGGCACCCTGACAACAAACTGAGCTCTTCACGCAAGTGCTGGCATAACACGTCTCTGACTTGCGGCTCTTCATTCGCTAATAAGACCTTCGACGCTTCAACAACAGTCACGCGACTGCCTAACCTCGCAAAGGATTGCCCGAGCTCCAACCCGATGACGCCACCTCCCACAACAACAAGATGTTCGGGCAACGCCTCAAGATCAAAGAGGGTTTCATTGGTCAGGTAGTCAATGGTATTGAGGCCCGGTATCGGTGGTAATACAGGACGAGAGCCCGTCGCGATAATAAAGTGCTTGCCTGTCACCTGCGCAGGGCACGTCGCTTCAAACGACGGGCTTGGATGCAACGCCAGTGTGGTCGCATCAATAAACTCGCCACGGGCGTGAAAAATATCGGCGCCCATGGCTTCAAAGCGCTCATCACTGTCATGATAAAACAAGGTTTCGATCGCGGCGCGAACACGTGACTTGACTAACGCCATCGACAACGGCCGAGACAGGGATTCTGGCAGTTGACCACCAAACAGGCGCGCACTTTTTCGCCATTGATGCACCTCTGCAGCAACCTTAATCAGCGCTTTGGAGGGTACGCAGCCATGATGCAAACAGTCTCCCCCCATTTCAGGTTGCGCTTCGACAATTGCAACCCGCATGCCAGCTCTTAACGCGGTGGAGGCCGCTCTTAATCCCCCTGCGCCAGCGCCAATAATCACGAGATCATACATCGGCCACCTCATCTTGTGGCAAACCCTCTGATTCATAGGGCAAACCTAAATAGGACCACTCTATCCAAGAACCATCATAGTTAGTGACATGAGGAAAACCGAGAATTTGCGTCAAGGCAAACAGCGTGTGTGCCGAGCGGATACCCGCGTGACAGTAACAATGGATGGTTTGGCTTGGGTTTAAGCCCACTTGCTCGCATAAGGCGAGCAACGCCGCTTTGGATTTGAAGCGGTTGGCGTTCTGCTTATCGACAGTGTCGTGAAAGTCCAGCCATTTTGCGTTGGGCAATCGCCCGGCATAACTGGCACCCGCGACACACTCTTGACCATTAAACTCCGCAGGCAGACGCACATCAAGCAGCACGCTCGCCGTATCACGCTTCTCAGACACAACGGACTGCAATTCAACATGGTCGCTGAGCCAGTCTTGACGCGACACTGAGGCGTCAAAGGCAAAATCACCCTCTGCGTAGCTCGGCGGTTCGCTGACCAAAGAGACACTGGCTTCGAGTAACGCATCGATTCCGCCATCAATGATCATCACGTTTCTAAAACCATATACGGCCAACAACCACCAAAATCGACAGCTGTCGTAGTTTGCTCTGTCATCGTATAGAACGAGCGTTTGATCTTTGTTTACCCCCAATGCGCGCAGCATCCGTTGTAGTGCGTCGGAGTCTAAACGCATGCACGCATAAGGGTAGGCTGTACTAAATAGGGTCGCTCTCGGTACGTTCACCGCCCCTGCCACATGCCCTTGTGAATAGGCTTTTTCGCCACGCATATCGAAAATTCGGCAGTCATGCGCTGCCAAAACATCCGCGAGTTGCGCGGCTTCCATTAAAGCAGTCATTGCATTCCCTCATTGATTGGCAAACGGTGCCTTACCCACATTGTGGTCAGGCACCGAGCGCGTATTTAGGCAGGTACAGGCGCTGCTAAGCGACGCCGAATGTCGTCGACAGAGCCGAAAACATAGTCAGGTTGGATATGGCTTGTCTCGACATCTTCCGCCTTGGTTTCGCCGCTGAGTACCAGACAAGAGGTGATGTTGGCATTTTTACCAATTTTCACATCGGTATAAATGCGATCTCCGACCATGGCTAAACTGCCTTTTTCGAGCTGATATTTTTGACACAGTGCATCAATCATCGCGGCGTTAGGTTTACCCACCACATAAGGACGCTTGCCCGTCGTCGCTTCAATCATCTCTATCATGGCTCCGGTATCTGGCATCACCTTGCCACCCGCAAGCGGACAAACAAAATCAGGGTGCGTCGCCACATAAGGGACACCTTCGATGATCCAGTCACATGCTTGCCAAACGCGGTCGTAAGTCATTGTGGTATCAAAGCCCAGTACCACAACGTCCGGCTTTTCTTCGCCATCAACCAGTTCAAAGCCGGCGTCAACAAAGCTATCCCGTAACGATGCGTTGCCCAACAAGAACACCTTCTTGCCAAAGTTCGACTCTTGCAAGTAAATGGTCGTCGCTTCGCCTGACGTAAAAATCGTCTCCTTCTCAACCTCAATACCTAGATTGGCGAGTTTCTGCTGATAGTTATCACGATTTTTAGAGGAGTTATTGGTCAGAAAGATAAACTGCTTGCCTTGCTCGGTAAGCGCATTCAGAAACTCTGCAGCCCCTTCAATAAGCTTATCTCCTAGATAAATCGTGCCGTCCATATCAAGTAAGAAACAGCCGACATCTTGAATCGATTTAGTCATGCTTACCTCCTGAGAATGTCACTTTCAGTATCATCACTTTGTTTTTGGAGACGGTTTTCTCGAACGCGACCTTTTCCGCAGACTGCGTAAATGGCACCTCTTCACCGCTGAGATAGTCCGTAATTCTCTCAACGGCTTTTTCTACCGCCAGTGAGAAGCGAACGGTTTTCTTGCCGCCGATAAAGAAGCTGGTGAAGTCTTCACGCACATAGTTGGTCACCATCACAACGCCATAATCGGCATCTCGGGTCGCTTCTGGTTTCAACGTCAACCAATGCCCATCGATCTCTTTATCTTTACGATTGACGTAATCAAGGTGCAATGTGGGCTGAATCGCATTTTTCTCAAAGACATAGCGCAACACATCCCACATCAAGCGTGAGTTATCTTCTAAGTGCGCCACATCGGCATGGGTACCAAAATAGAGTGCTTGACCTTGGCCGTACTGATTCAAGGTGATCGCCGGAGAGTCATCAATAAAACGTCCTAGTACCTCGACATCCTCTGCCAATGGGGTGATCTCTTCCTTATGCCAGTGACCGGGATAGTTATGGCCTTTAAAGCTCACAATCGGTTTGACGTTGGCGTAGGCATCAAAAGCGTGAATACCAAACACAGACTGTAAATCGTGACACGGGATATCCGTGTTGTACCAACCATTGCGACCTAGCATGCCACAACGCGCTGAGCCGACCAGTAAACCACCTTGTTCTACGTAGCGTGCCAGTGCCGTACTTAAGGGTTGATCAATGACCGTCATGAAAGGCATCAGGATCGCTTGATAATCATTGGCATAACCCGACTTCACAAGCTCCGGCGTCACAAAGTCGATGTTGAACTGCTGCTCCCACAACACCCGATACGCGCCGCGCAGTGCTTTTACTAAAAACGCTTCTTGATCCACACCATTGGCGACGATGGCATTCTCTTTTGACATCAAGATCGCCACTTTGCCTTTGCCCGTGGTGAGATCCATGATCTCTGCCCCTTTGGCATTGACATGCTCTCCCACCCAGTTGGCGGAAGGGGTACGTGATGTTGGATTGCCTTTAAGATCAACAATCGCCCCCCAATGTAATGGCTGAAACTCCCACTCTCGCCAGCCTTGGAACAGGGTCATCTTGGCATCATGGGCAATGGCTTCAGTGATATTTCTTTCAATATCGAAGCCTTTCACATTTCGGCTTGGGCCGAGCAACCACCCATTGATTGGGCCACTTTCTGTTTCCATTAGCCAATAATCGCGATTAAGCGGGCGTACTGTACTGCGCGCCATATCGAGGAACATCGAGGCAAATTCAGGCGTGGTTTCTAACTTGTCACCGCTACCGGGGTAAAGGTCATAACCAATGATGTCGACAACTTTACTCATCTCGAATTGATCTAAGGCGGTCAATACCCCCAAAGGATCTTGTGATTTCAAGAAAAAGATATTGGCCGTCGTCGGGTGCTCGGTATCTAACGTTTTAATTAACTCATGCTGCCAACCAATAAAGTTGACCAGGTTTTCCATCCAGAACAGACGCCAGTCCATCCAACGCGTCACACTCGACCATCCGGTACATTTCACCTTCGGAGGCTGAATCTCCTCCCACGTTGTATGCACCGTATTGGTTGCCCCCCAGCGATAAGCGTGATTCAGTGCATCGAGGGTGACATACTTGTTTTTCAACCAAGACTGGAACGCCTTCACTGAGTGCTCGCAATAGCAATACAGCGCCACATCACTGCCATCAACCGGCATGAACGGCATGCTGATTTCATTGTGGATTTGGTAGTAACCCAGAGCGGGATGATCTTTGTAGCGATTAACGAGCACCTGAATATAGCGCTCGGCTTCACGACGGAATCCAGTATGGTCAGGGCACGCCCAAGTGTAAGAGACGTTATTTGGGTATTGTTTACCGCTGCTACTCAGCAAATTGACATCTGGGTACTCTTTCGTCAGCCAGAATGGTGGGGAGCAGGTGCCTGTGCCAAGTAAAATCTTCATGCCATAGGCGTGGCATCGGTCAAAAAACGCATCTAAAAAGTCGAAATCATACTGCCCCGGTTCCGGCTCTATACGATCCCAGCTGTTAAAGATCTCCGCGGTGCGAATCAGTTTTATCCCTGCTTCATGCATTAATTGCAGGTCATGTTCCCACTCTTCTCGGCTATGCATCATCGGGTAATAACCCGCACCATATAGAAAAGACGACTGTGTCATTATTTTTGTTCTCCACCGCAGAGCAATAAATCGAGATGTAACCACTTCGCCACCTCTTTAATCAGCGGCAAATCGTCGCTGTAAGAAATCACATAGTGGTGTTCGATCCCCGCCGCCATGATCGTGTCGAGGATCGCTTCGGCTGGCACATCTGGCTGAATGTCCAATTGGTTTGCGCAAAGTGGTCTGTCTTCTTCTACGCCTGTGCCCATCGCGGTAAACAACTGATAGCCATGTGATGTCTCATGCAGCTTGAGCATAGTGACACGCCCCAACTGCAATCGAAATTCTGCCGCCATCCCAATGCCTTGCTTGATGGTTGGGTGCGTGGTGTAGGCCGTTTCCTCTCTAAATCGTGCCAGTTGAGGTGCGGCAGGACCACAGTGCCACGCCTTGAGGTGTCCCACTTCATTGACATTGACGAGGTCAGCAAGAAAACAGGGCGTTTGATACAGGGAGTGATGAATGAACATAGTCGCCAAGGCAGCAATATCGCCCTCACAGGCTGTCATGATGCCTTCATTGTTCAATCGCGATACCACGCCACATACACTGAACTGGTATTCGGACTGAAACTCTGGCCAACACTTAATTGCAAAACCATCAATACCTTGCGCCGCTTTGAAATCCATCAGCGCGAGATAGACACGTGCCGATTTTTCTAAAATGTCATCACTGACCAAGCACTGCGCCACGCTAGCGCGAAAACCCTCAACCGCAGTATCCACGCGTGTGTTTTCTATCGCTTTCGCATCACGGATCAACGTCGACAAGTCGTAGTAGATGATTTCAGCGCCAAGACGATCGCGGAAGTTGAGCTCATCGACATTCGAAAGATAGAACCCAGGCACACGGCCTCCCACTAAGCAAAAACGCGCTCTACGGAAACGACTGCGCACTTTTACGGCCTTGATTGTTCTGTCGATGGCGGGCAGGTTTTCTTCGCGCGTGCCGTAGCAATAACTGAATGTCTTGCCGACTTTCTTCATAAAGCTCGCGAACATGTTCACGCCGCACAAGGAGTTGAGCGGTAGGCTGATGTCACCCTCAAGCAGGGGTTCACGGTAGCCAATGAGCATCATCGGGGTATGGCGAAACGTCTCGATCAAGTACATCATGACACTGCCGAAGCTGTAGGTGCCACACTCCACTAACACCAGTTCGGGCTGCTTTGCGGCAAGTCGGTCAATCGCCTGACGCGCTTGCTGCTCATCAATCAGTATCTCTGCTTCTGACAGCAACTGAATATCGTCACGCTGGCGCAGAAATGCACTGTTTTCAGTCAAATATTGCTGGGCAATATCAAAGCGAAAATTCGGGAAACCCAACGATAAGTGGGCAACTTTCATTGTCATGCGATTACCTCTTCTGTCTGCGCACTGGCGGTCACATGCGGTTGGTAGGCGTTTGAAGATGTTGATGCGAGAGGGGTGGTCGCTTTCCCCAAAATGGCACTGCTGCAATAGGTCATCTTGGCGATGATGTCATCGCTAAGCGCGCGCTGCGCTTTTGCGAAGCTTTGAATCATCAATGCCGATGGGTTCTCCTTTGCCTCTTGCTTAATCGCGTTCATAAAGGTGCTATCGAGCTCTGTAAAATAATTGATTTTTCGAACACCGAGAGCGATAGACTGGCGAATATCATCAACGGGTATCCCTGTACCGCCGTGAAGCACAATGGGGCGTGAAATGGACAAGCGTATTTGGTTTAAGCGTTCAAAATCGAGCTTAGGGGGGCCAACATGGAAGCCATGTGCATTGCCAATCGCGACAGCGAGTAAGTCAACTTGGGTTTCCTCGACAAACGCTTTCGCTAATTGCGGATCTGTATAGACATCGTCCAGTGACGGCTCATCGCTTCCCGCTTCATTACCCAGCACCCGACCCAGTTCAGCCTCAACTAAAACCTGCTTTCGGTGTGCGGCATAGCAAACGGCCTTTGTACCTTGAAGGTTCTGGTCATAGCTTTGCTTTGAACCATCAAACATCACTGAGTCGAACCCAGCATCGATGGCTCGCAGGCAGTGCTCAACCTCTTCTGCATGATCGAGGTGCAGGGCATAGTCAACATTGTGTCGTCTAGCCAATACGCTCACCAACTCGACAAACTCATCATAATCGATGCCTTGAAAGTCCAGCTGTAACGGGGCAACTTGCAAAATCAATGCGGTTTGCGTTGATTCTGCTGCATGTAGTGCCGCTTTGATGGTCTCCACATTGCTGACATTGACAGCCACCAGCGCGGAATTATGTTGCTCAGCTTGATCCAGCAATCGCTGTAATCGATTCTCCTTCATGCTTACCACCCAAAGCCAATCGCAGTTGAAGGGGCAAGCCAAAGCGCTTTCAAGGTGTCATCCACACGACAGAAGGACAACGCAATGCCCCCCATCTCCTGTGTTGTGATGAAGTTGCCAATCGCTGGCTTCACCGACGCGATGCCACGCGACTTAAGGATCTGGTTGACGTCATTAAAGAAAATCAGCAGTTCCATATACGTGGTCTGACCGCAGCCATTGACGATCACTGCGAGTTCATCACCCGCACGGTATTCGCCATCCTCCAAGAGGGATTCCGTCATCACCTTCGCAACTTCGGCCGCGCTTTTGAGCTTCATATTATGTGCTGCGGCTTCACCATGAACGCCAATGCCAATCTCAACTTCATCGTCGGCAATTTCAAACATGGGCTTTCCTGTGACAGGGGAGGTACCCGGTATCGACGCCACGGTGAGGGTTCTCGTATTGTCCCTTACTCGCTCAGCCATTGCGCAGACCGCCTCAAGGTCATGCCCTTGATCTGCATAGGTACCGGTTATCTTGTAGTTGAACAAGGTGCCTGCAGTGCCACGACGTTCATGCTCTTCTCCCTTGGGAGCAGAGGCAATGTCGTCGTACAAGATGACGCCTTTACAACGAAGATCATCGTCTTCTGCCATATCAAGTGCCATTTTCGAATTCAGCACGTCACCTGCATGATTCGAAATCAGTACACAGACACCCGCCTCACTGTCCATCATTTCAACGGCATCACGTAGCGGGTCTGGCCCTGGAGCGGCAAACAAACCACCACAGATATTGGCATCCAGCATGTTCTCACCAACAAAACCGATACACGCGGGTTCATGCCCAGCACCGTTACCGATCACCACCGCCACTTTATCCGAAGCTTTTCGCTGACTACGTACAACGGTTTGCGTGCCGGGTAATAAGCGGACGGTTTCTGGATAGGCCGCAGTAAAACCCGCTAAGGTTTCAGCAACGATCGCTTCCGGTGCGTTAACAAACTTTTTTGCTACCATGATTTAGGCCTCCCGACGAGCAATAAACTGATGAATGGTGTGGATCAGATAGCTAAACGACGTTGCGCCCGCATCCTGATGACCGATGGCTTTTTGTTGTAAGTAACGCGACCGACCGCGTTTAGCGATAAGGGGAATCGTCGATTGCACACCTTCGTTAGCCGCAAGCACAGCAGCATCAAAACCGGCTAACAGTGAACGCGCATTTTGTTCCGCGTCGACCAAAGCCAAAGCCGCAGGCACCATGGCATCAACCATGGTTTTGTCTCCCGGTTTTGCCCCGCCAAGATCCGTCACTTTTTGGTGCGCGTTGACGAACCCTTCCGCAAACTCTTTTAGCCCAACTTCCGTTTTTCCTCTGCACGCTTTTGATAGCTCTAAAAAAACACTGCCATAGAGTGGCCCCATCGCGCCGCCTAATGTGGAGATTAAAGTTCTGCCGTACACTTTGAAGTAGTCGCGACAACTGGCCGCGTCCATTTCCAACATTTTCAATTTGGCGGCTTCGGCACCACGCGCCATGGTGAAGCCGTGATCGCCATCGCCAATCACCGAATCGTAATCGGACAACTCTTCTTTCTTAGCGATAAACATTTCCGCAATGTCGATCAATAACGCACGTACTTCCGTCGCTTTTAACATGTCTGTTCCTCACTAAACTGCTGTTGCATAAAGGCAATTCCACCTTGAGCTGCTGCCCAACCATCGGTTTCAACATGGCGCCAAATAAAGGTAGCCTCGCCCACCTCGCAATCGGGCATAACGAAGTTTTCAATCGTTAGCCAGCGGTCATAATTAATCGCTTGTAGTGCAGCCTTGACGCCTTGCCAATCAATCGCCCCGGTTCCCGGAATGCCCCGCGTGTTTTCGCAAAGGTGCACATGATGGATAAACTCACCGCCACGATGTATTGCTGCACTTAAGTCTTTTTCTTCAATAAAACTATGAAAAGTATCGAGATGAAGGCGTACATTCAGATGGTCAATGCGGGCCATATACATCAGCCCTTCTTCCACCGTATTCACAAAGGAAGACTCATAGCGATTAAGAATTTCCATCGCTAACGTCACATTGCGCGCCGCGGCATAATCGCCAAGCTCTCTTAATGTCGCCAGACTGCGCTCAATGCCGGCGGCACCTGCTTGGCGCGAGGTAAACACCCCCCAAGGTGCATAGATGACCCCAGCTAAGGTATCTGAGCCAAGCTGCTCACAAATATCGATACAGGCTTTTAAACGCTGGACGCCATTCGCGTGGCGCTGCGGATCCGCAGAGGTGATATCGGCTTCTGGGTGCAAACCCGTGCCACAAGTACACTGCAGTCCGTTATCTTCGAGCGCTTTTTTGGCGGTTTCGATGTCGAAGGTCTCAGGGGACATGAGCGGAAACTCGACCCCGTCATAGCCCAGCGCTTTGACTTTCGGCATCAGGCTGAACAGGTCGTCACCCCATTGCTTAGTCAAGGTCGATAAATGAATACCAAACTTCATAACCTTCTCCCCTAGAACAAACCAGCAAACAAACTAGCAATCCCTGCCCACAACGAGAATTCATTGCCGCCATACAACATGAGGAAGTTGCCAACTGTGCTCGCGAGCATAGGAATGGTAAAGGCCACGAGGAGCATCAATGTGATGCCACCAATCGCGCTCGTTAGCACCGCCGCTTTGATACCACCGCGTTTGTTCGCAAAAATCGCGCCCGGTGCGACATCGAAATAGCAGGCAATCGTCAATGGGATAATGGCGTAAGCCAAATAACCGGAGCTGCTCAAGAAGAACAGAGTGGCGATCGAGCTGATCATCGAGACCACAAAGCCAATCAGCAACGCGTTCTGTCCGTAAGGGAAAATTAATGGGATATCTAAGGCGGGAATGGCACCCGGCACGAGTTTGTCCGAGATCCCTTTAAATGCAGGCACAATCTCATTCAGCATCATTCGCACACCTTGCAGAATAATCACCATTGCCGCCGCAAAGGTGAGACCCTGAATAATGGCGAAACTGAGCAATATTTGTTCACCGAAGATGTCAGCACGTGCTTCTGCACCAATGACGAGACCAACAATGAAGTAGACAGCCGCCACCACCAAACCCGAGGTCACGGTTGTTTCGCGGAAAAAATCTAACGCTGGCGGGACATTAATGTCTTCCGTCGACTTATTAGGATCACCAACAAACTTGCCGATGAACGCACCCAAGGCGCAGAATATGGTCGCAGTGTGCCCTATCGTAAATCCGTCATTACCCGTTAGTTCCTTCACTAATGGCCTTGCAATCGCTGGCGAAATTACCACGTAGGCTACTTGGAAAATCGTCGCAAACACGATTAACGCTAAGCCATTAATTTCCGCTTCTACCCCCATGGCAACAAAGATCATGGCGAACCAGTAGAGTACATTGCCGGTGAGGTAAATAGACTTAAAACGGGTGTAGCGCGCTATCACGATGTTAAAGACAAACCCCAGCAACATAACGATGCCGATTTCTGTCCCAAACTCCGCAATAAAGTCGCCAAAATTAGCTAAAGCCGCGCCTTCATACGCGACATCTTCGATAGCAAACAGTGTCGTGAACGCTTGGGCTAGCGGGTCAATACCGCGGATGATAAAACTCACCCCTTCAAGCAGTATCAACATGCCCACAATGGCTTTGACTGTGCCTTTGATCACTGCCGATGCCGATTGGCCTTGCAGAATCAAACCCGCCATTGCAATAAGACCAATGAAAATAGCTGGGTCTCTAATCAGCTCAAGAAGCATAGTTAATATGGTGTCCATGCCTATTTCCCCTGAATTCAGGCAATACGAAGCCATGACCTAAAATCAGGCCAAAACAACGAAAAGAGAGAGGAAGCCCAAACACTTAGCGCCAACTCCGTCAACGTCACCGAATCCGCTGATGTAGTGACGGGTTGGTCATGCCATTTGGGCTCAGGATTTTAAGCGGTGGCGAGAATCTCTTGGATCACATCAAGCCCTTTAGCGGCGACTTCTTTGTCATCCATAAAGTTATCAATAACAATGACCGGACAGGTGACTTTGTCGCGCATCTGGCCACCGATCTCATTAGAGGTGAAGACAAGATCTGCAATGCCATCGGATACCGAGGTCACATCAACCGGGTTAACTTCGGCATCTATACCATGAGCTTTTACGACTTTATCAATGGTCATTTTCAGGATGAGGCTA
Proteins encoded in this region:
- a CDS encoding class II fructose-bisphosphate aldolase, translating into MKENRLQRLLDQAEQHNSALVAVNVSNVETIKAALHAAESTQTALILQVAPLQLDFQGIDYDEFVELVSVLARRHNVDYALHLDHAEEVEHCLRAIDAGFDSVMFDGSKQSYDQNLQGTKAVCYAAHRKQVLVEAELGRVLGNEAGSDEPSLDDVYTDPQLAKAFVEETQVDLLAVAIGNAHGFHVGPPKLDFERLNQIRLSISRPIVLHGGTGIPVDDIRQSIALGVRKINYFTELDSTFMNAIKQEAKENPSALMIQSFAKAQRALSDDIIAKMTYCSSAILGKATTPLASTSSNAYQPHVTASAQTEEVIA
- a CDS encoding dihydroxyacetone kinase subunit DhaK, giving the protein MVAKKFVNAPEAIVAETLAGFTAAYPETVRLLPGTQTVVRSQRKASDKVAVVIGNGAGHEPACIGFVGENMLDANICGGLFAAPGPDPLRDAVEMMDSEAGVCVLISNHAGDVLNSKMALDMAEDDDLRCKGVILYDDIASAPKGEEHERRGTAGTLFNYKITGTYADQGHDLEAVCAMAERVRDNTRTLTVASIPGTSPVTGKPMFEIADDEVEIGIGVHGEAAAHNMKLKSAAEVAKVMTESLLEDGEYRAGDELAVIVNGCGQTTYMELLIFFNDVNQILKSRGIASVKPAIGNFITTQEMGGIALSFCRVDDTLKALWLAPSTAIGFGW
- the dhaL gene encoding dihydroxyacetone kinase subunit DhaL translates to MLKATEVRALLIDIAEMFIAKKEELSDYDSVIGDGDHGFTMARGAEAAKLKMLEMDAASCRDYFKVYGRTLISTLGGAMGPLYGSVFLELSKACRGKTEVGLKEFAEGFVNAHQKVTDLGGAKPGDKTMVDAMVPAALALVDAEQNARSLLAGFDAAVLAANEGVQSTIPLIAKRGRSRYLQQKAIGHQDAGATSFSYLIHTIHQFIARREA
- a CDS encoding sugar phosphate isomerase/epimerase family protein: MKFGIHLSTLTKQWGDDLFSLMPKVKALGYDGVEFPLMSPETFDIETAKKALEDNGLQCTCGTGLHPEADITSADPQRHANGVQRLKACIDICEQLGSDTLAGVIYAPWGVFTSRQAGAAGIERSLATLRELGDYAAARNVTLAMEILNRYESSFVNTVEEGLMYMARIDHLNVRLHLDTFHSFIEEKDLSAAIHRGGEFIHHVHLCENTRGIPGTGAIDWQGVKAALQAINYDRWLTIENFVMPDCEVGEATFIWRHVETDGWAAAQGGIAFMQQQFSEEQTC
- a CDS encoding PTS ascorbate transporter subunit IIC — its product is MDTILTMLLELIRDPAIFIGLIAMAGLILQGQSASAVIKGTVKAIVGMLILLEGVSFIIRGIDPLAQAFTTLFAIEDVAYEGAALANFGDFIAEFGTEIGIVMLLGFVFNIVIARYTRFKSIYLTGNVLYWFAMIFVAMGVEAEINGLALIVFATIFQVAYVVISPAIARPLVKELTGNDGFTIGHTATIFCALGAFIGKFVGDPNKSTEDINVPPALDFFRETTVTSGLVVAAVYFIVGLVIGAEARADIFGEQILLSFAIIQGLTFAAAMVIILQGVRMMLNEIVPAFKGISDKLVPGAIPALDIPLIFPYGQNALLIGFVVSMISSIATLFFLSSSGYLAYAIIPLTIACYFDVAPGAIFANKRGGIKAAVLTSAIGGITLMLLVAFTIPMLASTVGNFLMLYGGNEFSLWAGIASLFAGLF
- a CDS encoding PTS sugar transporter subunit IIB; this translates as MSKKLKIVSVCGFGVGSSLILKMTIDKVVKAHGIDAEVNPVDVTSVSDGIADLVFTSNEIGGQMRDKVTCPVIVIDNFMDDKEVAAKGLDVIQEILATA